A region of Salvia splendens isolate huo1 chromosome 17, SspV2, whole genome shotgun sequence DNA encodes the following proteins:
- the LOC121775229 gene encoding F-box/kelch-repeat protein At3g61590-like, giving the protein MEEEISWVSHCIDNIDSCPVGFDSFSELNEEADREVSAVSMDIVLPDDLLERILSYLPIASTFRAGCVCKRWHEIVTSKRFLWNNSHALLQKPWYFMFTSSDDPTGYAYDPILRKWYGIDLPCIEKSNWFIASSSGLVCFMDNDSRSELYVCNPITKCCKGLDEPPGPKFPDYSALAVSVNRATRSYNVSIIKSKQVPENFFQWDLSIHLYDSETQEWLTDLTEVLTGWRAGDESVICDGVLYFLIYSIGGGGHDHRHGLIMYNLRSRSPYGLLMRSFVPVPCSLTCGRLMNLNEKLVMVGGIGKHDRPGIIKGIGIWLLKGRDWQEIARMPHKYFQGFGEFDDVFASSGTGDLIYIQSYGAPMLLVFDFDQKQWKWSQKCPVIKRFPLQLFTGFCFEPRLEIAP; this is encoded by the coding sequence ATGGAGGAGGAAATCTCGTGGGTTAGTCATTGTATTGACAACATTGATAGCTGCCCTGTGGGATTTGACTCTTTCTCGGAGCTTAATGAGGAAGCCGACAGAGAAGTTTCTGCAGTTTCTATGGATATAGTTCTGCCCGATGATCTTCTGGAACGGATATTATCCTATCTCCCCATCGCTAGCACCTTTAGGGCGGGTTGCGTGTGCAAAAGATGGCATGAGATAGTGACATCGAAGAGGTTTCTTTGGAACAATTCTCATGCGTTGTTACAAAAGCCTTGGTACTTCATGTTCACGAGCTCTGATGACCCGACTGGTTATGCGTATGATCCCATTCTCCGTAAGTGGTATGGCATTGACCTTCCCTGCATTGAGAAATCCAACTGGTTCATTGCTTCATCGAGTGGCCTAGTCTGCTTTATGGACAATGATAGCAGGAGTGAGCTGTATGTATGCAATCCGATCACCAAATGTTGCAAAGGACTTGATGAGCCTCCGGGTCCTAAATTTCCCGACTACAGTGCTTTAGCTGTCTCTGTCAACAGAGCGACTCGCAGTTACAATGTCTCGATCATCAAATCCAAGCAGGTCCCTGAAAACTTCTTTCAGTGGGATCTGTCCATCCATCTCTATGATTCAGAAACGCAGGAGTGGCTAACGGATCTGACAGAGGTTTTAACAGGGTGGAGAGCTGGTGATGAGAGTGTGATATGTGATGGGGTATTATACTTCTTGATTTACTCAATCGGAGGTGGTGGCCATGACCACCGACACGGCCTTATCATGTATAACCTCAGAAGCCGGTCGCCTTATGGCCTACTGATGAGGAGTTTTGTTCCGGTTCCATGCTCTCTCACATGCGGCCGCCTGATGAACCTAAATGAAAAACTTGTGATGGTCGGAGGCATTGGCAAACATGATCGACCGGGCATCATCAAGGGCATCGGGATCTGGCTTCTGAAGGGGAGAGACTGGCAAGAGATTGCCCGAATGCCCCATAAATACTTTCAAGGTTTTGGTGAGTTTGACGACGTCTTTGCCAGCAGTGGGACGGGCGATCTCATATACATTCAAAGTTATGGGGCGCCTATGCTTCTTGTTTTCGATTTTGACCAGAAGCAGTGGAAGTGGTCTCAGAAATGCCCCGTGATCAAGAGGTTCCCCCTTCAGCTATTCACCGGCTTTTGCTTCGAACCAAGGCTCGAAATCGCGCCCTAG